Genomic segment of Halococcus hamelinensis 100A6:
AGACGGGTTCCTTCGGCCGGGAGGTGATGGTCGGAACCACCTCGAGGTTCCGGTCGGAGGCGAGTTCGAGGTGGTAGTCCTGGTAGATCGTCGCCAGTAGCAGGCGGGCTTCGAGCATCGCGAATCGGTCGCCGATACACCGGCGCGGGCCGGCCGAGAACGGGAAGTACGCGAGATGTGGCAGCGACTGCTCGAACGCCCGCGTCCAGCGGTCGGGGTCGAACGCCAGCGGGTCGTCGTACCAGCGGGCGTCGCGATGAACCACCCACTGGTTCATGAAAACCTTCGCGCCGGCCGGGATCGGGTAGCCGCCGAGTTCGTCCGCCCCCTCGGCCTCCCGGACGATCCCGGGGACGGGAGGGAAGAGCCGCATGGACTCCTTCACGACCCGTTCGGTGTAGGCGAGGTCGGGGAGGTCGGCCATCGTCGGGCGCTCGCCGTCGAGGACCGAGTCGAGCTCCGCGACGAGTTTGGCCTCGGCCTCGGGATGCTGGGCGAGGAGGTAGGTGGTGTACGTCAGTGAAACCGCCGTCGTCTCGTGGCCCGCCGTGATGAGGGTGATCGCCTCGTCGCGGATCTGTTCGTCCGAGAGGGGATCGCCGTCGTCGTCGCTGGCGGCGAGCAGCATCGAGATCACGTCGTGCTCGCCGGGGTCGGCGCGTTTCTCGCGGACGATCTCGTCCACCACGCCGTCGAGGGTCTCGCGGGCGCGGGCCATCCGCCGGCGGGAGGGCAGGGGAACACCCTCTGGGAGCAGGAGGTTCGGGAGGCTCGAAGTCGCCGGCAGGAAGGCGTTGACGGCGCGTTCGATGTCGCCGACGTACCGGTCGATGTCGACGCCGAACAGCGCCTGCGAGACGATCCGGAGGGTGAGCTCCATCATGTCCTCGTGGATCGCCCGCGTCTCGCCGTCCTGCCAGTCCGCGAGCATCGTGTCGGTGAACGCCGTCATCATGTCGGCGTAGACCTGGATCCGCTTCGGGTGGAAGGACGGCTGGACGAGGTGACGGTTGCGCCGCCACGCCTCGCCCTCGCTGTTGAGGATGCCGTTGCCGGTGAGCGGGCCGAGCACGCGCTGGAACTGCTGGCCCTTCACGTAGTTGGTGTTGTTGTGGACCAGCACGCGCTCGATGTCGTCGGGGTGGTTGAGCTGATAGACCGGTCCCTGTGGGCTCTCCCAGTGGACGACGTCGCCGTACTCGTTCGCCATCCGCTCCCTGAACGCCAGCCCTCCGAGGACCGACCTGGGCATCGACCCGACCACGGGAAGCCCCGAGGGACCGGGAGGAAACTCGATATCTGCTGTGTCGTTGCTCATTCGACCTCTCCTACGCGGGCAGCGGGGTTGGGAGTTCCCCCTAGCATGATGGAATCCTTCATACGATCGTCGGACCGGCGCGAACCGAAGCCGAGGAGCTACCGGCGCGGGTCCCGAAGCGGTGGCATGGCCGCCGAGACCCTCCGTTCCGCGACGGTGTCGCTGACCGGGATGGCGCAGGACCCCGTCGTCGACCGGTTCGATCGGTCGGAGACGGTGTCGATCGAGGCGACCCGGTACCTCGGGCCGGTCGACGACGGGCGGTACGTCGGGCTCTCCGACCTCCGGGGCGACCTCGACGCCGCGCGGGAACTCCTCGCGGGGGTCGATCGGGTCGAACGCTACGACGTCGCCGGCACCGGCGAGCACGGCATCGTCTACGCCCACTACCGGAGCGCGGGCCTCACCGGCGACCTGCTCTCGATCCTGTACCGGAACGACATCGTGGTCGACTGGCCGATCGACCACCGACCCGCCGACGAACCGCGAACCCAGCTCACGGTGGTCGGCACCGCCGTCGGCATCCGGCGGGCGGTGGCGGCGCTCCCCGATCAGGTCTCGCTCTCGGTCGAGCGGGTGGGGCGGTTCGATCCGGACGGAGCCGACTCCCTCCTCACCGAGCGCCAGGCGGCGCTGCTCGACCTGGCGGTCCGCGAGGGGTACTACGAGGTGCCGCGCGGGACGACCCACCGCGCGCTCGCCGATCGGCTCGACCTCGCGCCGGGCACCGTGAGCGACCGGCTCCAGCGGATCGAACGCCGGGTGATGACCGCCTACGTCGCCGACCGGGCCTGAGCCGCGCGAGCCGGCCCGACGAATCGATGTGCGTTCGTACGCTATATTTCGAACAGAAACGAACGGGAAAACGACTAAGATTGCAGAAACGAAAACGGAAGCCGACGACCATTCATGCTACCCGCAACGCGACGACGGACGGTCATCGAACTGGTTTCCGAGAAGGGGGGCTGTTCGGTGAACGAGCTCGCCACGGAACTCGAGGTCTCGAAGGCGACCGTTCGTCGCGACCTCGGCGCGCTCGCGGAGGAGGGCCTGGTCGAACGCACCCACGGCGGCGCGGTCCCGGTGACGAGCGTGGGCCGCGAACGGAGCCACCAGCAAAAGGGGATCCGGAACCTCACCGAGAAGGCGACGATCGCCGAGCGCGCGGCCGCGGAGATGGCCGGCGAGCAGGTGGTGTTCTTCGACTCGGGGACGACCACGATGGAGGTGGCCAAACGGATATCGACCGACGAGGCCGCCCTGGCGGTCACGAACTCGCCGCTCGTCGCGCTCGAACTCGCCGCCGAGGAGCGTGACGTGAAGCTCACCGGCGGGACGTTGCGCGGCAGAACACGAGCCCTGGTGGGCCCGACCGCCGAGGGGTTCATGGAACGGATGCGCTTCGACCTCCTCGTGCTGGGGACGAACGCGGTGGACGCCGACGGGCTGATGACGCCGAACGAGGCGGAGGCGAGGATGAAGGAGCTCATGATCGAGCGCTCGAAGCGGGTCGTTCTCGTCGCCGACCACACCAAACTCGGCGAGCGCAGCGTGGTCCGGTTCGCCGACCTCGCGGCCGTCGACACGTTCGTCACGGACCGACCGCCCGGCGAGACCGAACGCGGATCGCTCGAAAACGCCGACGTCCGGATGCTGGTGGGTGAATCGTGATCCTGACGGTGACGTTGAACCCCGCCGTCGACCACACGGTTCGCCTCGACGAGTCCCTGGAAGCCGGCCGCGTCCAGCGCGCGAGCGAGGCACGGTTCGACGCCGGCGGGAAGGGGATCAACGTCGCGAAGTATCTCGACGAGCTCGGTGCAGAGACGCTGGCGACGGGGGTTCTGGGGGGCTTCCTCGGGGAGTTCGTTGCGACGCGGCTGACAGCCGACGGGATCGCACACGACTTCGTCGAGACCGACGGCCGAACCCGGCTGAACACCACCGTCCTCACCGACGCCGAGTACAAGATCAACCACCGCGGGCCGTCGGTCGACGGGTCGGTCGTCGACAGAGTGATCGAGCGGATCGAGCGCCACGACCCCGAGACGGTCGTCGTGGCGGGGAGCCTTCCCCCGAGCCTCGGGGTCGAGGCCGTCGACCGGATCGCGGCGTCGGCGGACTGGGAGACGGTCGTCGACGTCGGTGGTGAACAGCTCGACCGGCTCGCGGGGAGCTACACGCTCTGCAAACCGAACCGGGCGGAGCTCGCGGCGGCGACGGGCGCGCCGACCGCGACCGTCGAGGAGTGCGCCCGGGCCGCGGAGGCGCTCCGATCGACCGGCTTCGAACGGGTCGTCGCCTCGCTGGGTGCCGACGGCGCGCTCGTCGCCACGCGGTCCGGGACCGTCCACGTCCCCGCACCCGAGGCCGAGGTAGTCGATACGGTCGGGGCGGGCGACGCGCTGCTCGCGGGCGTGCTGGCGGCGCTCGCCGAGGGAAAGCCCGACGAGGACGCCCTCCGGGACGGGGTCGCCGTCGCGTCCCGTGTCGTCGGCGTTCCGGGCACCACGATCCCCGCCCGGTCGTCCGTCGGCGACCCGATGGACTGACCCCGGGTCGGGACGGATCGACCGTTTGCACGGTTTCCCGCCGTTCGTGAGGTTTCGATCTGAAACGATCACGTTCGGTAGTATTTAGGCGATATAGAACGATCGTCGAGGAGAGTTCCATGGCCACCAGCGATTCGATGGAGGCGGCGATCAGGTCGTATCTCACGTCGGTAAAGGAGGACCTGATGACCGGCGTATCGCACATGATCCCGTTCGTCACGATCGGCGGGATCTTCCTCGCGCTGGCCTACGCGTCGGCGTCGGTCTTCGGCGACGTCAGGTCGGTGTTCGACGCGACGGGAACCCTCGGCTGGTTCCTCGCGCAGGTCGGCAACGCGGGGTTGACGATCATGGTCCCGATCCTCGGGGCCTACATCGCGTACGCGATCGCCGATAGACCCGGGCTCGCACCCGGGTTCCTCCTGTCGTACATCATCCAGCAGGGCGAGGTGCTCGCGGCCGCCGGCGACGTCGTCGGGCTCTCGGGCGGCGAAGCGGGAGCGGGCTACCTCGGTGCGCTCGTCGCCGGGCTGCTCGCGGGCTACGTCGCGCGCTGGTTCAAGCGGCGCTCGGTCCCCGAGTTCATCAAGCCGATGATGCCCGTGTTGATCGTCCCGGTCCTGACGATGGTGATCCTCTCGCCGATAGTGATCTTCGTGCTCGGCGTGCCGGTGGCCATCGCGAATGCCGGCCTCACGAGCTTCCTGAGCGGGATGCAGGGGAGTCAGGCGCTTCTCGTCGGCGCGATCCTCGGTGGGATGATGGCGCTCGACATGGGCGGGCCGATCAACAAGGTCGCCTACGTCTTCTCGGTGGGGCTCATCACCGAACAGATCTACGCGCCGATGGCGGCGGTGATGATCGGTGGGATGATCCCCCCACTGGGGCTCGCGCTCTCGAACTTCGTCGCGCCCCAGAAGTACACCGCGGAGATGTACGAGAACGCCAAGAGCGCCGTCCCGCTCGGGCTCTCGTTCATCACCGAGGGCGCGATCCCCTACGGCGCGGCCGACCCGCTCCGCGTGATCCCCGCGATCGTCGCCGGGAGCGCGGTCGGCGGCGCGGCCTCGATGGGGCTCGGAGTCACGATGCCGGCCCCGCACGGCGGGATCTTCGTGGTCCCGCTCTCGAACCAGCCGTTCGCCTTCCTCGGCTGTATCGTCCTCGGAACCCTCGTGACGGCCGCGATCGCGACGCTCCTCAAACCCGACTTCGAGGTCACCGTCGCGGACCTCGAACGCGGGAGCGGGACGGCCGGGGCGACGGAGACACCGCGGTCGGCGGACGACTAACGCCACGATCGAACACAACACACATCATACAGCCACGAGATGGGACATGCAATGCTCTACGACATCGACCAACTGATGCCGACCGACCTGATCACGCTCGCCGAACCACCCACCGAGAAGGAGGCCGCGATCGAGCACCTCCTCGACGTGGTGGTCGACGCCGGGCGCGTCGCCGACCGCGAGGCGGCGCTCGCGGCGCTCCTCACGCGCGAGGAGGAGACCACGACCGGGGTCGGGAAGGGGATCGCGATCCCCCACGCCCAGACGGACGCCATCGACCAGGCCTCGGTGGCCTTTTGCCGGTCCTCGGCGGGCCTCGACTTCGACTCGATGGACGACGAACCCGCCCACCTGGTCTTCATGATCCTCGTTCCGGAGGGCGGCAGCGACGAACACCTCGGGATCCTCGCCTCGCTCTCGCGCTCGCTGATGCACGACGACGTGCGCGAGTCGCTCCACGAGGCGGAGACCCCCGAGGAAGTCCAGGCCACCATGGAGGCGGCGATCGACGATGACTGAACGCACGGTGACGGTGGTTCCGGAGGCCGGCCTCCACGCACGGCCCGCCTCACAGTTCGTTCAGACCGCGAACGAGTACGACTGCGACATCGAAGTCGGGGCCGCCGACGGCGACCTCGTGGACGCGCGGAGCATGCTCGCCGTCACGAGTCTCGGGGTCGGCCACGACGAGGAGGTCCGACTGGTCGCGGAGGGCGACGACGAGGAGGCCGCGCTCGACGCGCTCGAAACCGTGCTCTCGACGCCGGAGGGTGAGGAGTGACCCGGCGTTCATGACCGAACGAACGCTTGGCGGCATCGGCGCGACGCCGCTCTCGGCCGTGGGTTCCGTCGTGTGGTACCGACCCGACGACGCCATCGACCTCCCGGAGCCACCGGCAAGCGAGACGGTCGACCCGAGTGCGGAGCGCGAGCGCTTCGAGGAAGCGAGGGAGCGAGCCCACGACGAACTGGAGACCGAACGCGAGCGGGCGGCCGAACGTGTCGGGAGCGACGAAGCGGCGGTGTTCGAGGCCCACAGCCAGTTCCTCGACGACCCCCAGATCGAAGACGGGGTCGAAAACGGGATCGAGGGGGGACTGCCGGCCGAGCACGCCGTCAGGGAGGGCTTCGCGAGCGGTATCGAGCAGTTCGAGGGGATGGAGGGGCGGATGGCCGAGCGCGCCGACGACCTCCGGGACGTCCGCGACCGCCTCGTGCGGCTCCTGACGGGTGCAGAGCGACTGGACCTCTCCGCGCTGCCCGACGGATCGGTGGTGGTCGCCGAGCGGCTCACGCCGAGCGACACCGCGCAGTTGGACCCCGATTCGGTGGCGGGGTTCGTCACCGCCACGGGCGGGCGGACCTCCCACGCCGCTATCTTCGCGCGCTCGCTCGCGCTACCCGCCGTCGTCGGCGTCGGGGACGAACTCCTCGAGATCGAGGACGGGACGACGGTCGTCGT
This window contains:
- a CDS encoding cytochrome P450; amino-acid sequence: MSNDTADIEFPPGPSGLPVVGSMPRSVLGGLAFRERMANEYGDVVHWESPQGPVYQLNHPDDIERVLVHNNTNYVKGQQFQRVLGPLTGNGILNSEGEAWRRNRHLVQPSFHPKRIQVYADMMTAFTDTMLADWQDGETRAIHEDMMELTLRIVSQALFGVDIDRYVGDIERAVNAFLPATSSLPNLLLPEGVPLPSRRRMARARETLDGVVDEIVREKRADPGEHDVISMLLAASDDDGDPLSDEQIRDEAITLITAGHETTAVSLTYTTYLLAQHPEAEAKLVAELDSVLDGERPTMADLPDLAYTERVVKESMRLFPPVPGIVREAEGADELGGYPIPAGAKVFMNQWVVHRDARWYDDPLAFDPDRWTRAFEQSLPHLAYFPFSAGPRRCIGDRFAMLEARLLLATIYQDYHLELASDRNLEVVPTITSRPKEPVSMVVHDRSAAGSS
- a CDS encoding helix-turn-helix domain-containing protein; translated protein: MAAETLRSATVSLTGMAQDPVVDRFDRSETVSIEATRYLGPVDDGRYVGLSDLRGDLDAARELLAGVDRVERYDVAGTGEHGIVYAHYRSAGLTGDLLSILYRNDIVVDWPIDHRPADEPRTQLTVVGTAVGIRRAVAALPDQVSLSVERVGRFDPDGADSLLTERQAALLDLAVREGYYEVPRGTTHRALADRLDLAPGTVSDRLQRIERRVMTAYVADRA
- the glpR gene encoding HTH-type transcriptional regulator GlpR, coding for MLPATRRRTVIELVSEKGGCSVNELATELEVSKATVRRDLGALAEEGLVERTHGGAVPVTSVGRERSHQQKGIRNLTEKATIAERAAAEMAGEQVVFFDSGTTTMEVAKRISTDEAALAVTNSPLVALELAAEERDVKLTGGTLRGRTRALVGPTAEGFMERMRFDLLVLGTNAVDADGLMTPNEAEARMKELMIERSKRVVLVADHTKLGERSVVRFADLAAVDTFVTDRPPGETERGSLENADVRMLVGES
- the pfkB gene encoding 1-phosphofructokinase, giving the protein MILTVTLNPAVDHTVRLDESLEAGRVQRASEARFDAGGKGINVAKYLDELGAETLATGVLGGFLGEFVATRLTADGIAHDFVETDGRTRLNTTVLTDAEYKINHRGPSVDGSVVDRVIERIERHDPETVVVAGSLPPSLGVEAVDRIAASADWETVVDVGGEQLDRLAGSYTLCKPNRAELAAATGAPTATVEECARAAEALRSTGFERVVASLGADGALVATRSGTVHVPAPEAEVVDTVGAGDALLAGVLAALAEGKPDEDALRDGVAVASRVVGVPGTTIPARSSVGDPMD
- a CDS encoding PTS fructose transporter subunit IIC: MATSDSMEAAIRSYLTSVKEDLMTGVSHMIPFVTIGGIFLALAYASASVFGDVRSVFDATGTLGWFLAQVGNAGLTIMVPILGAYIAYAIADRPGLAPGFLLSYIIQQGEVLAAAGDVVGLSGGEAGAGYLGALVAGLLAGYVARWFKRRSVPEFIKPMMPVLIVPVLTMVILSPIVIFVLGVPVAIANAGLTSFLSGMQGSQALLVGAILGGMMALDMGGPINKVAYVFSVGLITEQIYAPMAAVMIGGMIPPLGLALSNFVAPQKYTAEMYENAKSAVPLGLSFITEGAIPYGAADPLRVIPAIVAGSAVGGAASMGLGVTMPAPHGGIFVVPLSNQPFAFLGCIVLGTLVTAAIATLLKPDFEVTVADLERGSGTAGATETPRSADD
- a CDS encoding PTS sugar transporter subunit IIA gives rise to the protein MLYDIDQLMPTDLITLAEPPTEKEAAIEHLLDVVVDAGRVADREAALAALLTREEETTTGVGKGIAIPHAQTDAIDQASVAFCRSSAGLDFDSMDDEPAHLVFMILVPEGGSDEHLGILASLSRSLMHDDVRESLHEAETPEEVQATMEAAIDDD
- the ptsH1 gene encoding phosphocarrier protein HPr — protein: MTERTVTVVPEAGLHARPASQFVQTANEYDCDIEVGAADGDLVDARSMLAVTSLGVGHDEEVRLVAEGDDEEAALDALETVLSTPEGEE